A segment of the Cinclus cinclus chromosome 3, bCinCin1.1, whole genome shotgun sequence genome:
GCTCCTTTGGTGCTCCCTTCTTTCCAAACATCCAGGTGTGGTGTTAATCACCAGCAGCAAGGGGGAGAGCCCAGAGAGGAGTCCCGTGTAGCCTTGGAAGGAAGAAATCATCAACCTGGATTGATTATTTTCAAGTGATGGAGGGTGGAGCAGAATCCTTCATTGTGATGCGGTGTTCCCGGGGCTGGGAGCCGccagccctccctccccagggccTTGTCCCGAGGCCGAGAAAAACGGGGGCTCATGAAGAGccattttgcttttccagcaggACGAAACCAGCTCTGAGGGCGAGTTTCCAGGGGAATGGGCTGGAGGAAAGAGTGGAGTTGTTCACCTACGTTCTAAAGGCGAATGGACAGAACGTGGCTGCTGGTGGCTTTGTCCCTCGCCACCATTTTTTGGGGCAGAAGAACAAGGCTGGGTAAATATCCTGGGCGGCTGCTGTGGGAAAGGCTCATCCCTTTGCCCAGCCCTTCACCCCCTGGCAGTGTGATCCTGAGTGGAGCCAGCCTGGGCCCTGGGAGCGATGCTGGGAGCAGCGTGCTGGCCCGGGGGCTTCCATtcctcagctctggctgggaTGCAGGACAGCCCTCCTGAGGCTCGGCTTTGGCtgctgggacacctgggacagtaTCCCTGTGGAACTCCTCAGGCTTCTCTGCCgataaatcttttttttttttttttttttccaggctggagcCGAGCCTGACCTATCCCCTTGGACTTAACGGAATTTGAGGGGGAAACCACTCAGCAGGCCGGGCTGGGTCCCACCCCAGACACTGAGCCTTTTCCCGTGGGAAACGGGAAAACTCAACAGGGAGGAATTCTCCCTCATGGAAAGGGGAGGGAGCCGGAGGGGCACCTGCCGGGAGAGGAAGGTGGAGGTCCCCTTCCCCTCCCGGCTCCCGCATGGGGCGTGGGAAGGGGTCTGGGAGTTGCTCTGTGGTCTTGCAGAGGCAAAAATCCCGATTTTCCACCTCAGAATCGTTCCTTCATGGCACGACCGGGAGTGGAGCCGCCCTCGGGGTTCAGCGGGTGCTCCAAGGATGGGGGAGCCTGGCAGAAGCAGGGAGGGCATGGAATTAAATCCTTGGCAGCCGAGAGGGAGGCaggaaaaaggggattttgaggTTGTCCTTCCGTCCGTACACCGAGAACGAAGCAGCCGACTCGTGAGAACAAGGCTTCCTTTTAttgtttcaaataaaattaaaattaaaaatgaaagaaagaaagaaagaaagaaagaaagaaagaaagaaagaaagaaagaaagaaagaaagaaagaaaagaaagaaaagaaagaaagaaaagaaaaaaaaaattgccgGAGCGTCCCGAGGCGCGTTTCCCGACGTGCGGGAGGAATTTCCTCGGGAAGCGGCGCGGGGATAAAACAAACCCCGCTCCGGCCGCGGCGGGGCCCGATCCCGGCGGGAAGCGGGGTCCAGCCCCGGGAATCCCCGGGCTCTCCGCCACCTCCGCACGGCTCTGAGCCCGTCGGGAGATGAGCCAAGAGCCGGGGCTTGAGGCGGCTCCGCCGCCCCGTCCACGCACGGGCATTCCTCAGCTGCGCGATGTTGAATAACAACAACGAGAAAAACGGGGCTTTGCCCTGAAATCCGAGCGCTCCGGGGCTCTCCTGCCACGGCTCCCGCCTCCCCCGAGCTGCGGCTCAATTTACCTCGGGTGGGGATAAGAGCGGAACGGCGCAGCGACATTGATTCGGCCGAGAGGAGCTGCGCTTCCGAGGGTTTTGCTGTGCCGGGGCTGCGCTGCCGCCGGGGAGCGGGGCCGAGCCCCAGCGGAGCCCTCGGCTGCCCCCGCCCCGTCGGGAGGAGCCCTCGGTGGCCGGGACGCGGACACGCGTGCACGCCGACACTCGCACGCGTTCACACCCTCGCTCACGCTCAGCGCTGCCGTCGGGGCCGCTCGTCCAAAAAACCGgagagacttaaaaaaaaaaaactggaaggGAGGCCAGGAGAGGaccgggagcggggcggccGTCGGCGATCCCCGCGGGCACCGAGCCGAGGAGCGGGGCTGTCGGGGGAGGACACACACGGGACGCACCGATTACCACGTCCTGCCGTAGAGCAGGTTTGGGCTGACCATGCCGCCGTTGTAGTCGACGCCGGCCGAGTCCAGGGGGGCCAGGGGGGCCACGGGGCCGTGCAGAGCCGGCGGGCTGGGCGACAGCTCCTCCAGGTCGGCCGCCTGCCCCAGCGAGCCGGGGTGCGGGtgcgcggcgggggcggcggcggcgggggccgcGGGGACGGCGGGCCCGGGGCCCGGGGTGCCGCTGCCCGGCGGCGGGCAGGGTTTGCCGTCCTTTACCAGCACCGGCACGGCCACGCGGCGCGGCGAGGGCTGCTGGCACAGgccagcgccgccgccgccgccgccgtcgGGGTGCAGCTGCTGGGCGGCCGCCTTGTCCTTAGCCTGGCGCTTCATCTTGTAGCGGTGGTTCTGGAACCAGATCTTCACTTGCGTGGGGGTCAGGTGGATCAGGCTGGCCAGGTGCTCCCGCTCCGGCGCCGACAGGTACTTCTGCTGCTTGAAGCGCCGCTCCAGCTCGTAGACCTGCGCCTGGGAGAAGagcaccctcctcttcctccgcGGCGCCGCGTGCAGCGGCACGATGGCCTTGGCGCCCTCGGCGATGCCGCTCAGGCCGCCCATGCCGGCCACGTTCATCCCCGCCGACGGCCCCATGAACCTGGAGACTGAGCGGCACCGGCGGCTCAGCGccggccgccgcccgccccgtcGGGGCCGCGGCTCCCCCCGCTCCCGGCCgccccttcttcctcctcctcctcctccgccgccgccgcgcccccACGCCCGCACTTACTGCTGGAGTAGCGGGGGTCGCCGCCGGGCCCGTACcagccgccgcccgccgccccgccgccccgcaTCCCCTCGGGGTAGGCGGGCAGCTCGCCCACGTTGCCCAGCCCGCCGTTGCAGTAGCCCCCGACGGCGCCGTGCGGGAACTGCGACACGCCGTGGGGCATGTGGTAGGCGGCCGCGCCCGCCGGAACGTGCTGAGGGACGGCGGAGGGGGGCACGGGCGCCTGGCGGTACGGCCCGAGGGGCGCGCCCAGCCCGCCTGCCCCGTCCATGCCGCCGAACTTCTTGTAGCTTTCCTCCATCGGGCTGAGGATGTCGGTGACCGAGAAAGGCGTCGTGTGCTTGGGGCTCAGCGACATGacggggcgggccgggccgggccgggccgggccgggcgctgcCGCCGGCACCGGCGAGCCGTCCGCGGCGGCGGCCACCAGCCCCGGGCGCCGGTAGCTCGCCGGTTCTTTTAGCCCGGCGCCGGGTTTACGCCAGACGCGGGggggcggagcggcggcgggcggccccggcccctcccCGCCTCCCGCCGGCCCTCGGCCCCGGCCCCCTCCTCCCGGCCATTGTCCTGCGCCCGCCCGACGGCTCTTAAGCCCGGCCACCCCGGGGCAGCGCCGGAGCGGCTCcgagcggccccggccccggccccgccgccctcTCCCGTAAGTACCTGCCCGTTCTCCCGATCCCCTGTCCACGGTGCGCGGCCACCCCCGGGCAGAGCTCCCGCCCGTCCCCGACGGCAGGAACCGGGCGGCTCCGTCCCCTCTCCCGTCCGACCCCGACGGCAAGAACCGGGCGGCTCCGTCCCCTCTCCCGCCCGGCCCCTCGGAGCCGCTGCCGCGGGATGCGAGCCCCGCGGGGTGACCCCCGCCACACCGGCGCCCCTTTAGGGCCGACGCTCGGTTTGcgtttgtgttttggggttctCACGGTCGTTCTTGGTTTGCTCGTTGGTTTTGGCACAACGAAAGGCTCCCCCGGGGCAGCCCGAGCCGGCTGCGGGAAGCGCTGCCCCGCCCTGGGAAGCGGCTGCGGGGCTCCTGCACCCCGCGCCCGTCGGGGGCAGCTCCGCGGGGCTGAGCGGGGTCTCAGCCGGGCTCGGAGGCGGGGGCGCGGCCAGACCCCGCGGGCAGAGCTGTCCCCGCTGCCCGGGACCGGCACCGCCGCGACGGGGCGGGCGCAGCCCGTGTGCCGGGAGATGCGCTGGGTGCGCGCCCGGGCCGTGCGGGGGGACCCGCGGTGCTGCGCCTTCCCCGCAAACTGGTAAAACTCGGTGCGATAGCTGagcagcccccgcgcctcccTCCGGAGGGGACGCCGGTCCCCGAACTGCGGCGGTGATCGCTCCCGGATTCCCCTCGGCTCCCGTTTTGGGAGCCAGGGGTATCCCACGCCCTCCAGAACTGCACCCTTCCCTTCTCAAGCCCCATTTTTCCCTGATGTATTTTGGGGGCAAGCCACGTGCGGTTCTGTGGTGatggttaaaaataaaagaggaaagatCAGAGAGAGCCCGGTTTTTCGTTTCAAAGTTCGTGCTCCCCGCTGGAGCTCTGAGATCCCGGGGAGGCTCAGGAGTTACACAGTAGGGTCCCGAATCTCCACGCGCTGCCGTCCCAATCCCATCTTCCCGACAGTTCTATTCAGCTGCAGCCTTCCCACCGTTCGGGAGAATTCCCGGCACCTCcatccttttttccctcttcaccTCTATTCCTCCCCTCCGcgggaaaaagaaaaaaaaaaaaaaaaggaagaaaagcctCTGCACCTGCCTGTGGGACCAGTGTCACCAGTGAACTGCTGAGCCATGTCTGagcccagcccttccttctCCAGAGTCTTCCTCTGAAGgctaattattttattttattttggtgtaTTTTGGCATATTttagtgtattttattttattttactttgatgtatttttatgcaatttttattttattttggggtattttattttggtgtattttattttggtgtatttattttattttgctgttttattttattgctgttgGGGCAGGGAGGGCCTTGCAGAGGGGATCAGGCTGGACCTCCCCCAAGCCCTGCAGGAAGAGAGCCCTGGCAGGAACCTGCAGCTTGGAAAAGTGGGGACCCTGCCCTAGGGATGGACCCATGGATGGACCCATGGATGGATGACGGATGGATGAcagatggatccatggatggttggagagatggatggatggatggatggacagatggtggatggatggatggatggatccatggacagacagatggatggatggatggatggatggatggatgatggatacAGAGGCAGggcaaggtgtccctgcttccctctgggaagggagaggctgctcctggtgctaTAGGGATGATTCCCTGCCGGTCAGTGGGGCAGTTTGGGATCTCACTGAGCCCTCAGTGCTGCTTTGGGGCCAAACCAGACAGATAAGGCGAAAGGCTGAGAGGGACTGGGCCTGTTTGTATCAGCCTGGCCCTGtcagctgggattttggggtgtggCACCAGCCAGGTGGTTTGTAGTGTTTtgggggacagccccagctcacGGCCTCTGCTCACACTCCAGACCCCTGGACTGGGCACCTGGGCCACAGGGAGTGGAATCCAGCCTAGGAAGGGGCAGCCGGGGGCAAAGGGATCCTGAACACCACAGCTGCCCGCAGATCCTGCgctggagctgggatgaggagccacGCGGAGCTTCCCCGGTGGCAGGGCAGGTCCCTGCCCACCGGGACACCCCTCAGCCCCATCCTGGGGGCAGAGGCATCACTGCATCCCCTGACAGAGCCCAGGGGCAAGCACAGCCCGGGGCAGCTGCTAGAAATGCAGCCAGCAAAACGCCTCGTGGCCATTCTGCGCTGAAAACACCCCAGAATTCTCCCCGTGTCGGTAACACGATGTTTGGGATAAAAAACATCACGTCGTTTCGTTGGTGGGTGTAAAGAAAATCCTTTTGATGGGACAAATGtctcacaaaaacaaacaaacaaacaaacaaaaaataccgCACCCCCAACCTTGAAATCTTTCTCGCTTACAGAAGGTGTTCTTCTAACCCAACCCTCCATCGCCTGGAGGTTCCACACAAAACAGGATTTCTTCCTTCCCTACCCTGGCCAGGACCAAGCTACAGATTCCAagtgaagcaaaagaaaattttaaagaaacaaaaatatgcaaGAGCTAAGagccaagaagccaaactctttGAGTTTTAATTTTGGGGGGTGATTTTCCCCGCTGCCTGATTACTCCCATTCCGCAGAAGGTCGCCCGGATCCCGGGCTGTGCAGATGTTATTTCCAGGAGTGCAGATGTTATTTCCCCAGCCCGGCTTGTCTCCCTGATAATAATGACACACTCGGGGCTCATTTCCACACGTAAGTTGTCCTTGGCTGTGCGAGCCCGTGCCTGGCACGGCGGAGGTGTCGACCTCGGTGAGCCACAATTGACACGGAGAtgaaggctgatttttttttttttgggtggtggGGCGTTTTCCAATAATCCAGTATAAATGCTAATTCATTTCTCGCCCCGAAAGCGATGGTTTCTTCTAAATAATCAGCGGTGGCCTCTCCCTGCCCGGTGATAGCGCTGTGGTGGCAGTTTGCCTTGATTCAGCTCTCACCAATAATTTGCAGAGATTAAAAGGGTCTCGGGAACGGAGGCTTAAGGAATTGCTTTCTAAAGACGCTGCGAGATTGGAAAAAGGAACCCGGGGTTTCCAGCTCACTCTAAAACCATTTCCACGTAAACCCCGGAATTAGGAGTTTGAAGTGGTGCTAAACGGGCTGTTGGCAGGCGAAGCGAGAAATTAACCCGACCCAGGGACACCTCGCCTGCCTGGGGACATCGAGCCCTGCACCGGGAACTGCGGGCTGGGATGCCCGGCAGGAATTCCCGGCAGGAGTGCCCGGCGTGGCACGGCCGCACCAGGACACCCTTGTGGCAGGTCTGGGGGGTTGCTTACCCTAAAAGTCAGGTTTGAGGGGTTGCTTATCCTAAAAGTCAGGTTTAGGAGGTTGCTTACGCTGAAGTCGTGTTTAAGGGATGTTACCTCCCTGTCCACCCGCAGGCTTCCCTGCCCCTCTTTCCATGGCATAATCTTTATCCTTGTGGTTGTAGGTTTTTCCCTTATACGACTTTTTTTGGGATAACCCCCCATCCAAAgattccctggaattcctgcttGCTGGATGGATGTGTTTTTCCGTGGGGCTAGGGTGGCAGAGGGGGGACAAGCCATCTTTACTCCCGCCTGTGGAAGGGGATGTTTCCAGCTACTGAGCTCCCAGGTAAATGTCTTGTGTCCTCCAACCCAGCTGGGAAAAGTttctggaaagggaaaagtgTGTGGATGGGagcacagcctgttccagtgtgggcagcaggaaagtGAAATATCCCAGAGCTGCTTTTATGGTTTTCCTGATTACTGAGGTGGCAGAAAATACTCCAGGGCTGCATGATATTCCTGAGGAATCTCCTCCAGCTTTTCCTCAGATAACAGAACACAGGTATTTCTCTGGCACTGCAGCACTCTCTGCCTGGATCCCTGATCCTGATCCATGATCCCTGATTCCTGATTCTCAATACCTGATCCCAAAACCTGATCCTTGATCCTGGATCCCCAATCCCCGATCCCcaattccccattcccaataTTTGACCCTGGATTCCCAATCCCTGATCCCCAATCCCACCTGGCAGCAGTGTGTGCTGCCATCTCCTTTGTGCCTCTCTCCCTTTGTTGAGGCTgtgtttttattccatttttccccttttgaatTAGTGGGAATAACAAGGCTggctttccctttccctgtgaCTTCAGTGTAGGTGAGGGAATGCCAGGAAAATCCGGGCTCCTGAGTTAACCTCGGATGTAAATTCCTTCCCGGTTTGTGCTGCTCGTGGCTGCTCCTGTCTTTGGAATGGGAACCCTTCCACATGGCTTGTAGATGTTTTCCCATGGGTTTtacctggcctgggctgtgggatCACCATGGAActctggtttgggctgggagatCCCAAAAGGACCATCCTGTTCCAAGCTccctgacatgggcagggagGCCAGCTCCAGACGGAAATTTGCCAGCTCAAATTTACAACGGTGAAAAATTTACCTGATTTTTTGCCATTTCACCTAGATTTCCCAGGGCCCTGTTCATCCTGGCCTGGAGCACTTCGAGGCTTATCCATCATTCCCATGCTCCATGGCAGCTGGGATCAATGCATGTCCAgggccctgtgctgctgctggggactTAGGCTGAGCTTTacccctggctctgctgctcaggagagaGCCTTGAGCTGGCAGGGAGGCTGAAGGAACCAGGGGCTGCCTGTGTCCAGATGGAAAGCTCATTTCCTGACAGAGCTGGATCCACACAAACCCCTGGACAAGCACGTGGATTTTCTTGGGAAAGCGGAAAACAAAAAGGTGGGAAATCCTCCATTTGGGTTAGATTTAGATATTGTGCGAGGAAGTCATGAAGTAGAGAAACTTCCTGAAGGATAATCTCCATGACTTGTAAAATTAGAGCAATATTCCATGTACAATTAGGAGAAACCATAGTGACTCAGGGCACTGGAGCACCAAAATggagagaaattatttccctcTTTTGGACGGAAAAACCATCCCTGTTTTCTGCGCACCACTGAGGAGCACGACTGTGCCTGGTGGGTGCAGGACCTGACAGGGGAATAGGGAATGTGTCATTTCCCAGGGATGTGGAGAGCCAGGGAAGATGGTCCAGTGGTGCAGCTGTGGGTGTGAAATGGAGATCAGCCAGGATTTGGGGATGTCCTGTGGGAGCTGAGCTGTGACAGCCGGTCCTGCTGTGGGATCACCTCGAGACAGGAGCTGGCCCCTCGTGCTTCTGGATTCTCCATGGTGGGACACCGACTCCTCCTGACCCTGTTGGgtcctgccagggctggggaacACCACACACGCATCCTTTAAATACAACTAATTTCAAGTTGTCAGCGCCCTGTGGTCTGTGGGACACCCTGGTGTGGAGGTGATCCAGATGCCACGTGgggaattcccagagctgggaataACAAAGCAGGACAGGATGGGGATAGGAGTCTGTTAGAGTGGATTTATGAAGGATGTGGCCCCGAAGATGAGTTCTGCTCTCAAATGAGCATGCGGTGGTGTGGGAGATGTCTCCCAGACTTCCTGCACAGAAATCCCTGCTGCTGTAGCCACCTTTGCCTGGATCCAAAGCTGCTCCACAGGGAAATTCCCTCTGGGCTGTGGGAGGCAGGGACAAGTGCCCTGCTGATGCCTTCCCAGCTTTGGGAATTGGCTGCTCCATCATGAAGAGCAACACTCTAGTGTGGAACGGTGCCCTGCACGGTCCCTGGTGACTGATGGACATTACCACTGCTTTGGGGCTCTGCAGGAGTCAGTAGTTTTGGGGAGTGGGGAGGAAATCCCTGGaaacaaacagcagagaagtTTCACACTCGGACAAAGCCCCTGAGCAGATGTTGGAGAGGTGCTGGTCTCTTCCAGATGGGGTTAATCAAAGACTCCattgggttttaaaaaaaaacaacaaacaaaaaacccaggaaaCTGAAGTTTTTGAAGGACCTTCTCCTGCGTACCGTGCGTTTTCTCCTCCTCAAGGCCATCCTTTTTCCCAGAGCCCAGCTTCCTGCTCCGCCTCATTGTTCCCTCCCGGTGCTGCCGAGCCGGCTCTGACCCGCCGGTGTCACAGCTCCCTGCGCTGTTTGTCACCATGGAGTTGGCTCTGCAAGGCAGGACTGCCATTCCAATAACCCAAATAATTCCAATAACCCGGCATGGCCCGCTGCTGGCGCCGGGATGGTGCCAGATGGATGCAGGGCTCAGGGGCTTCATCCCTCGCtttgctctttccctctggaGATCTCCCACAGCAGATGGGGAAGGGAGTGGAGCTCAGGAAGCCGAGGATGGAAGGAGACATGGATGCCCGTAAGTCCTTGCTCttattttcctgcaggaatcTGCCCTGCTCCAGAGCCCTTGGGAATAATGCCTGAGTcctggggtttttatttttgggacTGTGGAGCTCTCAGTGGTAGGATTTGAGGTGTCCCACTGGGAGCTGTCCCCTGCTGGGCTCCAGGTATGTGGGATCCACTCCCCAGTGCCCACCAGCTCTGGGAACATCAAGGGAAGGGCTGAGAGTTTCCTCGGGGAGTTCTTGGGTTTTGGCTCTTGCCAGGAGCCAGCCTTGATGATTCTaactggtttgtttttaattggtGTGGCAGgtctggggctgggcagagctctAACCCctgctctgtcagccttggtcCAGGGGAAGGTTGGTAACTCCATGCTGCTGAGTCCCTCTTCCATCCCTGGGAAAGGAATCGCTGCCCATGGGAGGCGTGTGACAGCTTTGGTGCCAaacccagccctgtccccactgcagggtgggcagggagctgTCTGGTGGCCACTGGCAGGGTCATCCTCACTAAAAGCAGGGAAATGAAAGGTCCTGGTAGGTGGGGGAGTCCCTGGGAAAGATCAGGGCCACTCCCTgtggtgggacagggacagggatgatcCCAGTTTGGCGTGGGCCATCCCTGCCGGGCTCCACAGGGGCACAGTGAGGTTATTCCTCATTTCTCTGTGATTCCAGCTGAGCTTCCCACAGTTTGGAGCCCCGTGGTGTGATACCAGAAtagctgaggctggaaaagccctcccagcccatcagtgccagctgtgccccatccccatGTTGTTCCCAGCCccgagtgccacctccaggaattccttgggcaCTCCAGGGATGGCAACTCCAAACCTCCCTTGGCACTTCCAAGGCCccaccaccctttccatgaagaaattccctCTGCTGTCCAGGCTGGGCGTGCCCCAGTGCCTGGCACACGGAGTGCCCCCCGCCCGGTGCCGGAATATTGACGCTGCATTCATTCCGGCGTTAAACTGCTAATTAATTATGACATTTGTACTGCTTCATTCCGCTCCCCAGATCCCCAGAACCTGGCAGGCAGTTAATTAGCTCTCTCTATGCAAAGGATACcagggaaaaataattgcttgAGGAATGGTGGCGGCCTTCTCCCAGCAAGGTCCTACCTAGGAGCTGCCTCGGAGCCTTGCCGGAGCTGCGCTCCCAGAGACGCCTCTGTCAAAGGCCAATCCTTTGGAAGAGAGATTTGAAGGGAAAGGTTATCTGTGAGATGCGGCTCGCTGGCTGTTATTTAGTGCTTGTGAGTCCGAGGGAAATCAATTATCTAAACAACTGCTGTCGTGGAATGggtttctttattcttttctaaATATGTGCTCATCTTTGTGTGAGTGGGGCTGTGTGCAGCCAGCGAGGCTGAGAgccag
Coding sequences within it:
- the NKX2-4 gene encoding homeobox protein Nkx-2.4, whose translation is MSLSPKHTTPFSVTDILSPMEESYKKFGGMDGAGGLGAPLGPYRQAPVPPSAVPQHVPAGAAAYHMPHGVSQFPHGAVGGYCNGGLGNVGELPAYPEGMRGGGAAGGGWYGPGGDPRYSSISRFMGPSAGMNVAGMGGLSGIAEGAKAIVPLHAAPRRKRRVLFSQAQVYELERRFKQQKYLSAPEREHLASLIHLTPTQVKIWFQNHRYKMKRQAKDKAAAQQLHPDGGGGGGAGLCQQPSPRRVAVPVLVKDGKPCPPPGSGTPGPGPAVPAAPAAAAPAAHPHPGSLGQAADLEELSPSPPALHGPVAPLAPLDSAGVDYNGGMVSPNLLYGRTW